GTCATCGACGACCACGAGGCCGCGCGGCGCTACCACGACTTCCTGCTCACCACGGTGCCGAAGCGGCTGGACGGGCTGCGCGTGGTCATCGACTGCGCGAACGGCGCGGCGTCCGCGATTGCGCCCGGGGTGCTGCGGGCGGCCGGCGCGGAGGTTGTCGCGCTGTCCGACGAACCCGACGGGCTGAACATCAACGACGGCTGCGGCTCGACCCACTTGGAGGCGCTGAGCGCCGCGGTGCTCGCGCACAGCGCTGACGCGGGCCTGGCCTTCGACGGCGACGCGGACCGCTGCCTGGCGATCGACGCGACCGGGGCCATGGTCGACGGCGATCAGATCCTCGCCGTGCTGGCGCTGGCCGCCCGCGCCGGTTCCCGGCTGGTCGACGACACGCTGGTCGTCACCGTCATGAGCAACCTCGGGCTGAAGCTGGCGATGCAGTCGGCCGGGATCAAGCTGGTCGAGACCGCGGTAGGCGACCGCTACGTGCTCGAGGCGATGCGGGCCGGTGGCTTCAGCCTCGGCGGCGAGCAGTCCGGGCACGTGGTGATGCTGGAGCACGGCACCACCGGCGACGGCCTGCTGACCGGCCTGCACCTGCTTTCCCAGTTGGCCGCGACCGGCGAGAGCCTGGCCGAGCTGGCCGCGGTCGTGCAGCGGCTGCCGCAGGTGCTGATCAACGTCCGGGGCGTCGACCGGAAGGGCGTCGACGGCAATGTCGCGCTCGCCGCCGCGGTGGCCGCCGAGGAGGCGGGGCTCGGCGCGACCGGGCGCGTGCTGCTGCGGCCGTCCGGGACCGAGCCGGTGGTCCGGGTGATGGTCGAGGCACCGACGGCCGAGCTGGCCCAGGCGGTCGGCGACCGCCTGGCCGAGGTCGTCCGCGCCGAACTCGCCCTGGGCTGAATCGCCCGGAAACGTCGCCAAGTCCGACGTCTCGCGTATGAGAGAGCCCCGCCTCGCGTATGAGAGAGCCCCGCCAGATCATCGATGATCGGGCAGTCGGGTCAGGTTGAGCCGCGCCGCGGGCCGTCGGCCAATACCCTGATCGGCATGTGCGGAATCGTGGGGTACGTGGGCTCCGGCCCGGCCTTGGACATCGTGCTGGGCGGCCTGAAGCGGCTGGAGTACCGGGGCTACGACTCCGCCGGGGTCGCCGTCGTGCGCGACGGGGAGCTGTCGGTCCGCCGCAAGGCCGGGAAGCTGGCCAACCTGGTCGGCCAGCTCGAGGCCGACCCGCTGGCCGCGGCCGGGATCGCGATGGGCCACACCCGCTGGGCCACGCACGGCGGCCCGACCGACCGCAACGCCCACCCGCACCGCGATTCGAGCGGCAAGGTCGCCGTGATCCACAACGGCATCATCGAGAACTTCGCGACGTTGCGGACCGCGCTGGAGAACCGCGGCCACGAGATGACCTCCGACACCGACACCGAGGTGGTCGCGCACCTGCTCGGCGAGGTGTTCGGCGACTGCGACAACGATCTGGCCGAGGCCATGCGCCGGGTCTGCGGGATGCTCGAGGGCGCGTTCACCCTGGTCGCCATGCACGCCGACGTCCCGGACGTGGTGGTCGGAGCCCGACGGAACTCGCCGCTGGTCGTCGGCCTG
This genomic interval from Sporichthyaceae bacterium contains the following:
- the glmM gene encoding phosphoglucosamine mutase, encoding MGRLFGTDGVRGLANADLPALLALKLAEAAGRVLSAHRAASGRPVAVVGRDPRASGEFLEAAVVAGLAGAGVDVIRVGVLPTPGIAHVTATSGADIGVVISASHNPAPDNGIKFFGRGGHKLPDSVEDEIEAILEGDWQRPTGADVGRVIDDHEAARRYHDFLLTTVPKRLDGLRVVIDCANGAASAIAPGVLRAAGAEVVALSDEPDGLNINDGCGSTHLEALSAAVLAHSADAGLAFDGDADRCLAIDATGAMVDGDQILAVLALAARAGSRLVDDTLVVTVMSNLGLKLAMQSAGIKLVETAVGDRYVLEAMRAGGFSLGGEQSGHVVMLEHGTTGDGLLTGLHLLSQLAATGESLAELAAVVQRLPQVLINVRGVDRKGVDGNVALAAAVAAEEAGLGATGRVLLRPSGTEPVVRVMVEAPTAELAQAVGDRLAEVVRAELALG